CCACAGGGCTGAGAAGGCAGGTCCTAATATTGAAGGCTGCCCCTCAacccagccaggcctggggcagcagCGGGGGCTCCCTGGGGCCGGCCTCCATCTGTCCCGCTCTGTGTCCCCCGCAGGTGTCTGAGATGCCGCTGCCGCAGAAGAAGCGCTGGGAGTCCATGGCCAAGGGGCTGGTGCTGGGAGCGCTCTTCACCAGCTTCCTACTGCTGCTCTACTCCTACGCCGTGCCCCCGCTGCACACTGGCCTGGCCTCTGCGTGAGTGGCCCACCTGGGCAGCTGGTGGGTGGTGGTGAGGGGACACCCTGCCACCCTGCGCCCCACATCATGCTGTGCTGGACAGAAATTAAACTGAGGGCAGAACTCACTGTGtaaccctgggcctcagtgtcctcatctgtgaagtgggcatAATAACAGCCTGTCTCAAGGAGCATGAGAAACAAATAACAGCGTCTGTGTTCAGGGCTCCAGTTATCATCACTGAGCTTCCAgcggggctgggaggtgggggtgacTTGTCCACGAGCACTCAGCTAGCACAAAGCCTGGATTTAACCTAGGGTCTGCCTCCAAGCCTGCCTCCTAACCGTGAGGTTATCCCACCTCCCCACCAGGCTGCtcagcccaggcctggcacagCCTGGGCCCTTAGTTGGTGGTATTAAGTAGAACTAGAATAAACTGCTGACAATTGGCCATTTTTGGTCAAAATTGACCAATTTTGGCCTACAAAATTTCACGTGGTCCAAACTGATGCTAATTCATGATAAATGTAGGATGCAGTGGCCATGAATGAGAAAATAACCTGCAGGCTCGTCTCACACCACCACCAGTAGGGCCTGTTATTtgcccatctcacagatgaggaaagtgaggccagaGAGGCCAAACCATTCGCCCAGGCATTGCAGCCTGGCTACCTCCCCGCGTGGTGCCTGGGCCCAGCTCCCCTGCCACCACTGTCCCCAACAACCCTGCTCTCTAGACCCCAGGCCCCGGGCAGCCCCTGAAGCTCTCCCACCTCTCTGTTCCCAGCAGGACCCCGGAGGGCACAGCgccctgctcccctgccccaggTGAGCCAGAGACGGTGACGCCGGCCAATGGCTCGGCGGCAGGGTGCCAGCCGCGGCGCGACATCGTGTTCATGAAGACGCACAAGACGGCCAGCAGCACCCTGCTCAACATCCTCTTCCGCTTCGGCCAGAAGCACGGGCTCAAGTTCGCCTTCCCCAACGGCCGCAACGACTTCGACTACCCCGCCTTCTTCGCGCGCAGCCTGGTGCAGGACTACCGGCCCGGCGCCTGCTTCAACATCATTTGCAACCACATGCGCTTCCACTACGAGGAGGTGCGGGGCCTGGTGCCGCCCAACGCCACCTTCATCACCGTGCTCCGCGACCCCGCCCGTCTCTTCGAGTCCTCCTTCCACTACTTCGGGTCGGTGGTGCCCTTCACCTGGAAGCTCTCGAGCCAAGACAAGCTGGCCGAGTTCCTGCAGGACCCCGATCGCTACTATGACCCCAACGGCTACAACGCCCACTACCTCCGCAACCTGCTCTTTTTCGACCTGGGCTACGACAGCGGCCTGGACCCGGGCAGCCCGCAGGTGCAGGAGCACATCCTGGAGGTGGAGCGCCGCTTCCACCTGGTGCTCCTGCAGGAGTACTTCGACGAGTCGCTGGTGCTGCTCAAGGACCTGctgtgctgggagctggaggACGTGCTCTACTTCAAGCTCAACGCCCGCCGCGACCCCGCGGGGCCGCGCCTCTCGGGCGAGCTGTACCGGCGCGCCACCGCCTGGAACGTGCTGGACGCCCGCCTCTACCGCCACTTCAACGCCAGCTTCTGGCGCAAGGTGGAGGCGTTCGGGCGCGAGCGCATGGCCCGCGAGGTGGCCACCCTGCGGCGCGCCAACGAGCGCATGCGGCGCATCTGCATCGACGGGGGCCGCGCCGTGGACGCCGCCGCCATCCAGGACTCGGCCATGCAGCCCTGGCAGCCGCTGGGCGCCAAGTCCATCCTGGGCTACAACCTCAAGAAGAGCATCGGGCGGCGGCACGCGCAGCTCTGTCGCCGCATGCTCACGCCCGAGATCCAGTACTTGATGGACCTCGGCGTCAACCTGTGGGTCACCAAGCTCTGGAAGTTCATCCGGGACTTTCTGCAGTGGTGACATCCCGCCCGCCCAGCGGGCCCCCTGCCTGCTCGCTCGCCCGCCGAggaggggccaggcaggggccCGCTGGCCTCCCCCGAGCCCCTCCTGGTGCCACCCTGGCCCCCCCCAGGGTGAGGTGGGGCTGCTGCAGGGACGGGCAGGCCAGGACTGGGCCCACAGCACACAGGGCCTGAGATCAGTATTTGACTAATTAtagcttttttttattaaatcccctcccctccaaaaaagaaTGTTCTATTTCCTGCCTCCCCTTAAAGGGGAGACTTCGGAAGTAAAGGAATTTGATGTTGTTTTTTTGTTAATCAGCCTCAGTGGTGCTGACTggcgggctgggctgggggtgacTGATGGGGACTGGGACACCCCAAGAGAGCATGGTGGGCGCCTGTATGAGTGTGTCTGTGGGACAGAACCCAAGGGTGTGGCAGGGTTTGGTGTGCAGTTGTCACATACTGAAGCCCTGTGTAGTTGAAGGACCCTGTGAGCTACCAGGACCTGaaagatggtgtgtgtgtgtgatcatcCTAGGGTCTATACCAGTCGTTTATTGCAGTTGAACTCTGGTTATGTGCCTGGTACTAGACTAAGTACTTTGTGGGTGTTAGTTCATCTTTGTCAACACTCAGCAATGTGGGGACTGTTATTATCTCATGCTGGAGATAAGGAAGGGAGCTCCGAGAGGGAAAGTCACCTGGCCCGGGTCACACAGCAACTAAGTGGTAGGACGGGAGCAAGGGCCAGGGAGGGTAGAGTATGTGGCCAGATCACAATAGAGtacaaatgtgtatgtgtgtgtgcgtgtgtatagatagatataaatgtgtgtgtgtgtgtgagggaagtGGGAGTACTTGGTGGGGCATTGAGCAGCAGTCCCTGGGCCCAGGCTAAAGGTTCCTTGTGCAATCTCATTAATCCTCACGATAACCCTTTGAGGTAGGCACAATTACCATCCCATATTACAGATGTGCGAATTGACATTCTGAGAGCAGAagggacttgcctgaggtcacattgCAGGACGTATCAGACCAAGAGCTAAACCATCTCCCTGGGACCCCAAGCCCCTTCCATCTCCGGTGCCTGTtcaccccctccctgcctgccctcttCCCCCACTGACCCCTCCAGGCTGCCTCACCGTCTGCTTGTGCTCCAaccctgcccaggccctgggtCTCTTCCTTCCACCCTGGGATTCAGTTTAATTATCCAAAAAATATTTGGTATTCGTCAGATATCTGTTGTTCCCCCCAGCCCTGAGCTGATCCCGAGCATACAGCAATCAGCGTGTCAGCCCAGGCCCTGTTGGAGCTCGTGGCCAGAGAGGAAGATAGTGGCCAAGCAAGCAAGGCACGTTGGGTATGACCAACCAGGGTAGGGATGCCTCAGCTCTAACCACccacctccctcagcctccccaggggGACAGGGGCCCTTTCTGGGGCAAGGACTCTTGGGTCTCTAACCAGGAGCCAGCAGCCAGATGTGAAACCAGAGCCAAGTGATTCTTTATTGGAGACCTGTTCGTGCCAGGCTCCAAGCCAAGTGCTCGCACACCTTAACTGAATATCTACAACATCTCAGCTTTATAAGctaaagttcagagaggttaagcgacctactcaaggtcacatagctaattaGTACCAGAGCCAGAATTTAAAGCTAGATCAGTCAGCTGTTAGCCTCTGCCCAGGCTTGAGTCAAACTTCCTCCTGAGAGAGAGCTTCTGGTCCAAGCAGGGGGAGCGGGAGTTGGGGGGACCAATTGTCTCAGTTTCCAGGGACTGTCCTGGTTTTGGCACTGAAA
This genomic stretch from Equus przewalskii isolate Varuska chromosome 7, EquPr2, whole genome shotgun sequence harbors:
- the GAL3ST1 gene encoding galactosylceramide sulfotransferase isoform X5 translates to MPLPQKKRWESMAKGLVLGALFTSFLLLLYSYAVPPLHTGLASATPEGTAPCSPAPGEPETVTPANGSAAGCQPRRDIVFMKTHKTASSTLLNILFRFGQKHGLKFAFPNGRNDFDYPAFFARSLVQDYRPGACFNIICNHMRFHYEEVRGLVPPNATFITVLRDPARLFESSFHYFGSVVPFTWKLSSQDKLAEFLQDPDRYYDPNGYNAHYLRNLLFFDLGYDSGLDPGSPQVQEHILEVERRFHLVLLQEYFDESLVLLKDLLCWELEDVLYFKLNARRDPAGPRLSGELYRRATAWNVLDARLYRHFNASFWRKVEAFGRERMAREVATLRRANERMRRICIDGGRAVDAAAIQDSAMQPWQPLGAKSILGYNLKKSIGRRHAQLCRRMLTPEIQYLMDLGVNLWVTKLWKFIRDFLQW
- the GAL3ST1 gene encoding galactosylceramide sulfotransferase isoform X4, with the protein product MPLPQKKRWESMAKGLVLGALFTSFLLLLYSYAVPPLHTGLASARTPEGTAPCSPAPGEPETVTPANGSAAGCQPRRDIVFMKTHKTASSTLLNILFRFGQKHGLKFAFPNGRNDFDYPAFFARSLVQDYRPGACFNIICNHMRFHYEEVRGLVPPNATFITVLRDPARLFESSFHYFGSVVPFTWKLSSQDKLAEFLQDPDRYYDPNGYNAHYLRNLLFFDLGYDSGLDPGSPQVQEHILEVERRFHLVLLQEYFDESLVLLKDLLCWELEDVLYFKLNARRDPAGPRLSGELYRRATAWNVLDARLYRHFNASFWRKVEAFGRERMAREVATLRRANERMRRICIDGGRAVDAAAIQDSAMQPWQPLGAKSILGYNLKKSIGRRHAQLCRRMLTPEIQYLMDLGVNLWVTKLWKFIRDFLQW
- the GAL3ST1 gene encoding galactosylceramide sulfotransferase isoform X3 — encoded protein: MWPWTWDRQLPVSEMPLPQKKRWESMAKGLVLGALFTSFLLLLYSYAVPPLHTGLASATPEGTAPCSPAPGEPETVTPANGSAAGCQPRRDIVFMKTHKTASSTLLNILFRFGQKHGLKFAFPNGRNDFDYPAFFARSLVQDYRPGACFNIICNHMRFHYEEVRGLVPPNATFITVLRDPARLFESSFHYFGSVVPFTWKLSSQDKLAEFLQDPDRYYDPNGYNAHYLRNLLFFDLGYDSGLDPGSPQVQEHILEVERRFHLVLLQEYFDESLVLLKDLLCWELEDVLYFKLNARRDPAGPRLSGELYRRATAWNVLDARLYRHFNASFWRKVEAFGRERMAREVATLRRANERMRRICIDGGRAVDAAAIQDSAMQPWQPLGAKSILGYNLKKSIGRRHAQLCRRMLTPEIQYLMDLGVNLWVTKLWKFIRDFLQW
- the GAL3ST1 gene encoding galactosylceramide sulfotransferase isoform X6; translated protein: MRPGALNAASVRPGRAPRGREGAGARGAHWPRRRGPGQAGGRTWSERVRRRQRRRRGRRHGPGPAGTSRRLVSARAARPGPSQHAKPEKDGDKVSEMPLPQKKRWESMAKGLVLGALFTSFLLLLYSYAVPPLHTGLASARTPEGTAPCSPAPGEPETVTPANGSAAGCQPRRDIVFMKTHKTASSTLLNILFRFGQKHGLKFAFPNGRNDFDYPAFFARSLVQDYRPGACFNIICNHMRFHYEEVRGLVPPNATFITVLRDPARLFESSFHYFGSVVPFTWKLSSQDKLAEFLQDPDRYYDPNGYNAHYLRNLLFFDLGYDSGLDPGSPQVQEHILEVERRFHLVLLQEYFDESLVLLKDLLCWELEDVLYFKLNARRDPAGPRLSGELYRRATAWNVLDARLYRHFNASFWRKVEAFGRERMAREVATLRRANERMRRICIDGGRAVDAAAIQDSAMQPWQPLGAKSILGYNLKKSIGRRHAQLCRRMLTPEIQYLMDLGVNLWVTKLWKFIRDFLQW
- the GAL3ST1 gene encoding galactosylceramide sulfotransferase isoform X2, which codes for MWPWTWDRQLPVSEMPLPQKKRWESMAKGLVLGALFTSFLLLLYSYAVPPLHTGLASARTPEGTAPCSPAPGEPETVTPANGSAAGCQPRRDIVFMKTHKTASSTLLNILFRFGQKHGLKFAFPNGRNDFDYPAFFARSLVQDYRPGACFNIICNHMRFHYEEVRGLVPPNATFITVLRDPARLFESSFHYFGSVVPFTWKLSSQDKLAEFLQDPDRYYDPNGYNAHYLRNLLFFDLGYDSGLDPGSPQVQEHILEVERRFHLVLLQEYFDESLVLLKDLLCWELEDVLYFKLNARRDPAGPRLSGELYRRATAWNVLDARLYRHFNASFWRKVEAFGRERMAREVATLRRANERMRRICIDGGRAVDAAAIQDSAMQPWQPLGAKSILGYNLKKSIGRRHAQLCRRMLTPEIQYLMDLGVNLWVTKLWKFIRDFLQW
- the GAL3ST1 gene encoding galactosylceramide sulfotransferase isoform X1, which gives rise to MRPGALNAASVRPGRAPRGREGAGARGAHWPRRRGPGQAGGRTWSERVRRRQRRRRGRRHGPGPAGTSRRLVSARAARPGPSQHAKPEKDGDKVSEMPLPQKKRWESMAKGLVLGALFTSFLLLLYSYAVPPLHTGLASATPEGTAPCSPAPGEPETVTPANGSAAGCQPRRDIVFMKTHKTASSTLLNILFRFGQKHGLKFAFPNGRNDFDYPAFFARSLVQDYRPGACFNIICNHMRFHYEEVRGLVPPNATFITVLRDPARLFESSFHYFGSVVPFTWKLSSQDKLAEFLQDPDRYYDPNGYNAHYLRNLLFFDLGYDSGLDPGSPQVQEHILEVERRFHLVLLQEYFDESLVLLKDLLCWELEDVLYFKLNARRDPAGPRLSGELYRRATAWNVLDARLYRHFNASFWRKVEAFGRERMAREVATLRRANERMRRICIDGGRAVDAAAIQDSAMQPWQPLGAKSILGYNLKKSIGRRHAQLCRRMLTPEIQYLMDLGVNLWVTKLWKFIRDFLQW